CTCCAGCTCATCGGGTACAAAGTCCACCGCGATATCGGCTGTGCGCACGGCATCTTCAACAGTCGAGGCCAACTCCAAACTTCCCGCAACAACGCGTTTGCTTAGGTCTGCGTACGCCGCCTCAGCCCGCCACAGATTGGCCGGCATGACATCTTCCAGCACAACATCGAACCCCGCGGCGGAACAGGCCAATGCGAAGCTGCGGCCAGCCACACCAGCCCCGATGATCGCAACCATGCGAATCTCGAGCGGCGGCTGGTCCGCAGCCTCCTTCATCATTTCTTGCTCGCGACTGCCGTGATCACGGACTCGTAGCTAGGCTCGGCTCCCCTGATATGGTCGGACACGCGCTGGCGTTCCTCCTCTGTCAGCGACGGCAGCACCGCGAGAATGCGGCGCAGCGTTACCGAAATGTCATCAACATAGTTCATGGTGCGGATTGCTTCGCCAGAGAGAGGCATGCTTTGGTGCTCCTGAGAATTAAGATACCCTCCCAGTCTAAACGTTCGCGCCCAGCTCTGCCCGTTTCGACCCCTCTTCCACCGGCTTTCCCGCCTCAATCCCCTCCGTTGGCTTCTCCCATCCATCGCGATCGGTCATCGCCATCAACTCCGCCAGTTGAGTCGCAAAATCCGAATGCACCGCCTTCAGGCCATACCGCCAGCTCCAGTTCCCCGCGCCAGCTGAAGGCGTATTCATCCTGGCTTCGCTGCCCAGGTGCAACACATCCTGCATGGGAAATACACAAAGATTCGCCACCGATCGAGCGGCCGCACGAATCATCGCCCAAACAATGTCTTCGTCGTGATCGATCTTTTGAAGATAGGTTTGCACGTTGGTACGCTCGACACCGCTCACATCATCCCGCCACCAGCCCAGCGTCGTGTTATTGTCATGCGTCCCGGTGTACACCACCGTATTTGGGACATACCGGTGGGGCAGATAGAGATGCGCCCCACGATCCGAGAACCCGAACTGTAGAATTCGCATACCCGGCATGCCAAAGTGCTCCCGCAGCTCGTCCACCTCGGGCGTAATGAGCCCAAGATCCTCGGCGACAAACGGTAGATCGCCAAACACCTCTTTCAGACGCTGAAACAGCTCATGCCCCGGAGCCTTGACCCACTGCCCATTGATTGCCGTCTCTTCCTCTGCGGGGATCGACCAGAACGCCTCGAACCCGCGAAAGTGGTCCAGCCGAATCACGTCATATAGTGTCAGCGATCGCCGAATTCGTGCCACCCACCAGTCGAATCCGCGCTCCTTCAGCAGACCCCACTTGTAAAGTGGATTTCCCCACCGCTGTCCGGTCACGGAAAAGTAGTCCGGCGGAACCCCCGACACCCGAACCGGCCTCAGTTCCTCATCCAGCTCGAACATCTCAGGATGCGTCCACACATCGGCACTGTCGTAGTTCACGAAGATTGCAACATCGCCCATGATACGAATCTTGCGTTCCGCACAATACCCCCGCAGACCGCACCACTGCTCATTGAAGAAAAACTGAACGACCTG
This Tunturibacter gelidoferens DNA region includes the following protein-coding sequences:
- the malQ gene encoding 4-alpha-glucanotransferase — protein: MSGDVSNQERLSGVLLHVTSLPSYGGIGDFGPAAYAFVDFLAAAKQRMWQVLPLSPTGYGSSPYSALSAFAGNPLLISLEMLVHDGWIAGERIVGLPGHDGPADFDAAFRLKLPLIEEAAGNFLDHAPDERRAKFQRFCEHNSSWLQDYAMFNVLRRMHEYGSWHEWPAEYARRNGDALSKLMNDHARELAIEQVVQFFFNEQWCGLRGYCAERKIRIMGDVAIFVNYDSADVWTHPEMFELDEELRPVRVSGVPPDYFSVTGQRWGNPLYKWGLLKERGFDWWVARIRRSLTLYDVIRLDHFRGFEAFWSIPAEEETAINGQWVKAPGHELFQRLKEVFGDLPFVAEDLGLITPEVDELREHFGMPGMRILQFGFSDRGAHLYLPHRYVPNTVVYTGTHDNNTTLGWWRDDVSGVERTNVQTYLQKIDHDEDIVWAMIRAAARSVANLCVFPMQDVLHLGSEARMNTPSAGAGNWSWRYGLKAVHSDFATQLAELMAMTDRDGWEKPTEGIEAGKPVEEGSKRAELGANV